The sequence TGAATCCGTGCATTGGGATCTGTATGGGCCAAATTCTGATTGGGGGTGGCATAGTAATCGCCTTTAGTGGCGTTGGACAGACTGCGCATTTTAGTTTGGGGTGCAGTAGGTGCCGGTGCAACTGCCATATCGCTCAAAGTCTCAGAAACCTCCATTGAGGGGCTGCCTCCCGCAGCATAATTTTGAACCTGAATGGTGTGCCACGGCTGTTCGAGTTGCGGATAAAGCCCCATTCGGACTTGAGCTATCATAAAAGGAATGGTTACAACAACCAGATAGAGGCCAAGTGCATTGCGAATACCTTTAACCAGGGTAAGAAATTTACCTTCCGGTAATACTCTGATAAGCGCTATGGAAGCCAGAATAGTGAGCCATACCCATTGAGGGGCTCCAGGCTCATGCCAGATCAGGATAAGCGTCACCAAGGCAAGCGCACCCCAGCTGTAGTTCCATAGCTGGGCCGTTGCCAATGCAGCGATAAGGACCAGGAATAAATCCAATAATGTCCATCGAGAGAGCCAGCTATCCGGTGCATTATCGACGCCTCCTGCAGCAATCAGCCGCCATCCTGGGGGAAGGTTGAGTTCAGCATTAACCTGGCTGAAACCCTGATCCCAGCCTACCGCCTTGAGTGTGCTGATTTCACCGATTATCCGGCTGTCTGCATCCAGTATAATAGATCCTTTTCTGACCTCAACACCTTCTTTGGCAGTGGTTTTGTTGACTGTAATTAATTGATTCTGACCATCCAGACTGACTTTTCCCAACTGTATGCCAGGTTGAGCGTCCAGCCGCCAGCCACGGGATAGCATACCGGTAATCCGGTCATTCACGGTATAACCCTGGCCGTCAAAGTCCAGCCAGAGCTTACGCGTCAGACTTAATTGATTGGGTTGCGGTTCCGCATCGCCGCGGCGAATGATTTTAAAACTGAAAGACTGACCCGCATTGACGCTGTAGGCGGGTAATTGTTGCCATGAGGGGGGTAAGTTCGTTTGTGAAGGATCAATCGGAGTAAGGCCTTCAATTTCCAGGACGCGTAAAGCCGGCCGCGCATTAAAAACCCAAATCTCGGTTTGCGGCCAATTAGGATCATTTGGATTCAAAACGACAGGCTTGGAGGCTGCAGAGCGTCGGGTCCAGATGTCCAAACTCCAGCGGCCCGGGCGGGCCTGTATCAACAACGTGCCGTCCGGTTCAAGCCGGGCCGGTAATGAGCTGTCCAACTGGAAAGGGACAAAACCTTCTAGTAAAGGGGCGTTCAGTTTAAGTTCGCGTGCAGTGCCGGTAACATCGATATCAATGTGGGTAATCATCTGAGTAGGCACTTCATCAATCCACTGTCTGAAAACCTGAAGCGATTGACTGTTTTGCAGGCTTTCCGGTTTTGCGGCACCGCTTTCACTGCCTTTCAACCAGAGTTGGCCTTGCTTGATGAGCGGTGAAGTTACGCTTTTGTTATTGATAATCAGGGAAATCAAGCCTGTGTCATCAGGGATTCGCAGTGTTTCGGGAATGGTATCCCATAAAAAATAACCGGCAACCTCGTAATAACCGGCGGTCAGTTTGATCATGGGCCGGTTATCCCTGAGGGTGACCAACGCGGGCTTCTGATCGACTGTTACCCCTTGCGGCCAATGGAGACTATCGCCCGGCAAGACTATCCAGCTCTCATTGTCGACTTGCCATCCGGCTTTAAAATTTGCGCCCTTGGGCGTGAGTGACAGGGAAAGCTCGGATGGCCAGCTGCAACGTTTTTGTTCGTAGTTGTTATAAAGAAAAGGGCAGTCAAGGTTTGGATGATCTTTTAAAACCCAATCGACCCAAGGTTTTAAGGGCTCCGGGACCAGATCCTGCTTGAGTGGTTCTGCGTGAGCCCATCCGGTGGCTAACCAGAGTGAAATGAGCAAAAATCGAAAGGGTGTCGTCATAGTGCACTCCAGTAATGGAAACTCAGTTTTTGCATGATCATCTCTGATAAGCCGGATTTAGAGTGTTGGGTTACTCCAAATGGTTTGCCCCATTTTTAAAAAAGCCACTCACGAGTCCGGCAGAGCATTTAATAGTTTTTGATAAATACCGCCAAAACCGCCGTTGCTCATCAGCACAAAATGTCCGCCGTAACGGGATTCAAATTTCAGTTTGGCAATGATTTCGTCAAGGGTCGGGCATATCAGAATGTTATTGGCATAGTGTGTAAGCGCCGTTAAATCCCAATTAAGATTTTCCGGCTGATAAATGATCGCTAAATCAGCCTGACTTAAGGATTCTGCCAGCGTGCGCGTATGAATGCCCAAGCGCATCGTATTCGATCGGGGCTCAACAATTGCAATAATGCGTTCGTTTCCGACTTGTTTGCGCAAGCCGTCCAATGTGGTCTTTATTGCCGTAGGGTGGTGGGCAAAGTCGTCGTAAAGCGTTACGCCATTAATGGTGGCTAACACTTCCATCCGGCGTTTGACGTTTTTAAACGAGCTTAATGCCGAGATCGCATCAGCTGGATGGATGCCGACATGATGAGCGGCGGCGACGGCAGACAATGCATTATAGACATTGTGATCACCGGTCAAGGACCAGTCCACTAAACCTTGCTCTTTTCCTGCCAGATACAGCAAAAACTGACTGCCGTCCTCTTTTAAAAGGCCGGCATTCCATTGGGCTTCACCGTCAACCGATGTTAATTGCACCGGTGTCCAGCAACCCCTGGAAATAACGTCACCCAGATTGGCATCGCTGCCGGGGGCAATGATAAGTCCTTCGCTGGGAACGGTTCTGACCAGATGATGAAATTGCTTTTTGATCGCGTCCAGATCCGGAAAAATATCGGCATGATCAAATTCCAGGTTGTTCAGAATGGCAGTTCGCGGCCGGTAGTGAACAAATTTTGAGCGCTTGTCAAAAAATGCCGAATCATACTCATCGGCTTCAATTACGAAGAATGAGGATTCGCCCAAACGGGCCGAAATACCGAAATTAAGTGGAATGCCGCCAATCAGGAAACCGGGGTTAAACCCCTGGCATTCGAGAATCCAGCTCAGCATACTGGTTGTCGTTGTTTTGCCGTGAGTTCCTGCTACACCCAGCACCCATTTATCTTGTAACACATGCTCCGCCAGCCATTGCGGGCCGGACACATAACGCAAACCGGCGTTCAAGACCGCCTCAACTTCCGGATTGCCGCGCGATAAGGCATTACCGATAATGATCAGATCTGGTTTGTTCTTTATATTATCGGCGCTGTAACCTTCCATAAGCAGGATACCCTGCTCCTCCAGTTGAGTGCTCATAGGCGGGTAGACATTTTGATCGGAACCGCTGACTTGATGCCCTAATGCTCTGGCAATCAGTGCGAGTCCGCCCATAAATGTTCCGCAAATACCAAGAATATGAATATGCAAAGTAGGTCCTTTTATCAATAGTTAGAAGTTAAGTTTTTAGTCAGTACACATCAAATTGCTATCACATCGGCAATTTAGCTTTTAGGGTGCTGTTTATTTTTTCGGTTCAGGCGCTTTTACACCGGTTTTCTCTTGCCCTGGTTTTTGTGTAGGGTCAGTGGTTGGGGGTGGCGAAGCCGCAGGTGTTGGTTGACCCTCTTGAGGCGGCGCGCCTTCGACTGGAGGCTGGCCTTCAGCAGGGGTGGCCCCTTCGGCCGGAGTTTCCGAATCAGGCAATACCGCCGCTTCTTTAGCACCCGCCTCTTCAAGCAGTTTTATGATATTGGTGTGCCCAGCTTTTTTAGCTTTGGCCAGCGTAGAAATGTTCAGCTTGTCTGCTGCATTAACATCTGCACCTGCTTTCAGAAGAAGCGACACCACCTCTTCTCGTCCAAATATCAGCGCGTCCATCAAGGCCGTGTTGCCCAGATTATCGGCCATATTCACGTTCGCGCCGTATGATAACAGTGTTTTGATAATGCTTACATTGCCGTTAAAACTTGCGCCCATCAGGGCTGTCCTGCCTGCAGACGCCGGGCTGTTGACATCAATCCCTTGTGCCAAAAGCGCTTCGACTCTGGCGGTTTTGCCTTGAACAGCGGCAGAGAACAAGTCTTTTGCGTCTTCGCTCAGCGCTGAAAATGAGAAGGTCAGCAGCAAAACGACAGTGACGCTTTTCATTTTCATGATGGAAGGCTTGTTTGAGTTTGATATGCGATGAAATGACACAGTTATCCGGGGAATGGCTTACAATTGATACTTATCTTGCGATTTTCCGAGTGGTAGTCTTTTTAGACGGTTACTTGATATTGTGTTTTTTGAAGTGTGTTGAGTATATATCATCTGTCCATGAGCGAAAAAAATAAAATACAGGTCCTTGCGTTTCCGCAATTTATTGAATCCCAGTCACATCCGGAATCCAATCGGTATGTGTTTGCTTATACCATCACCATCACGAATCAAGGTGCAATACCGGCAAAATTGCTGACCAGGCATTGGCTGATTACCGATGCCAATGGTAAGGTTCAAGAAGTTCGGGGTGAAGGTGTGATAGGCGAGCAACCTTATCTCAAGCCTGGGGAAAGTTTTCGTTATACCAGCGGGGCGATGATAGAAACGCCGGTCGGTATCATGCAAGGGCAATATACAATGCGTTCTGATGAGGGCGAGAGTTTTAATGCGATCATTCCCAAGTTTACCTTATCGGTTCCTCGTACACTGCATTAGCCATGTCTATCTATGCTATCGGCGACATTCAGGGATGTTATGACGATCTGATGAGATTGCTGGAGGCAATAAAATTTAATGAAAATGATGACCAGCTCTGGTTTGCAGGGGATTTGGTCAATCGCGGTCCAAAATCACTTGAGACCTTGCGCTTCGTTAAGTCGCTGGGCGCTTCCGCCATTACTGTCCTGGGCAATCACGATCTGCACCTTTTGGCCATGGCTCATTCGGTGCGTACAGAGCGTAAAAAAGATTCATTGAGCCAAATTCTGGAGTCTCCTGACCGGGATGAGTTACTGGATTGGTTAAGGCACAGGCCTTTATTTCATTTCAATGAACAATTCTGTCTGGTTCATGCGGGTTTACCGCCGCAATGGGATTTTGATACGGCCTGTGACATGGCGCGGCTGGTTGAATCGGCTTTGCAGCACGATGATTATCCCGAGTTATTGCAGCAAATGTACGGTAATAAGCCCAATTGCTGGTCTTCGCAATTAAAAGGCAATGACCGCTTGCGGTTTGTTATTAATTGCATGACACGGATGCGTTATTGTGACGATAACGGGCGGCTGGATTTTGACCACAATGGTCCGCCCGGGACTCAGCCTAAAAGTTTAAAGCCCTGGTTTGCCATGCCTAACCGCAAAAGCGCAGGCCTTACTATAATTTTCGGTCATTGGTCTTCGTTGGGTTACAGTCTTCAGAATAACTGCTACTGCATAGATTCCGGATGTTTGTGGGGTGGCGAATTAACCGCATTGCATTTGGGTGATCCGGTTTACCGGGTATCTGTTCATTGTCAGGGCTCATTAAAGCCGAATGCGAAAATGGCCTGATCGGCTTATTTATGCCAACGCTGTTTCATGTACTCCATTGCCTCCTGAACATTCAGTTCCCGGGTGCCGCCTCCAGTGCGCAGATACAGTTTGGGGTCATTGCCTTGTTTGATAAATACAGGCCGACTGGCCGGTAAAACGATCACACGGCAGATGTCTTTAAAATCCAATGTATGAAAAACAATACGAATGAATTGGCAGGTGTCTGCTCCCATTTGGCTGGCAATTGCTGACATGATCAGTTGCTCATAGGCGTCACGGCCGGGTTTTTTGAGTGTTTGATAGTCTTTGTTCAAGTTGAGTAAACTGCCGTCATCGGCCACTCCTATCAATAATGTTCCGCCATTGGCATTCATAAAACCCGCTAAGGTTTTCAATACAACGCCTTCCAGGGCTCGATTAACCCGCTCTTGTTCCATATCCCATCGAAATGACGATTTAAATTCCAGCAGAGGACCTTCGCCCTGGCTGATCAATGCCAATAGATCTTTGCCCAGTTCTTCGCTCAGTTGCTGGATTTGAATCCAGCGTTTGTGCATAACGGCATAGGTTTTTGCCGTACTGAGGCCAAACACCATTCCAACGACGGCGTAAAAAGCTGTTTTTTGGGGTGAATGACCGGCCAATGCATCAATCATTTGACCCAAAACAAAACGCGTGACATTAACCGCATTCTCATCAAACTTCTCATGTTCATGGTAATAAACGAATTCATTGATAGGAAACAAAATAAAAAAACCGGCAGCAGAGCCTATCAGGGCAGCAAACAAATAAAAAAGACCGGTTCTGTAATGTTTGGTTGAGATGCTAAGGCTAAAAATAGGCTTCATTGTTTGGATCAATCTAAACGGTTTGGATGACAACGCAAGCTAAGCTTAAATGAAACTACTCCGCCTGATAAGACTCTTTTTTACTCGACATTTATCCTCAATCTTAAGCCAAATTATTAAGGGCAATCATTTTAAAAACAGCATTCCTAAAGTCAGCGGGATACAGTACGGATTGCTATGTCTTTATTTTGTCGGCAGATTCAAAAACGAAGGCAGTTTAAGATGAGAATTTGAAAGCGGAAAGCACTGAATTTCAGCGCTTTCCGGAATTGAATGTAATCAAAAAAATGTATCTGCTCACCCCCTCCAATTATAGTGGGTGTAGGTTGTTGATTGAAAAGCTTCTGCAACAGGGATGTTGCAGAGAGCTACAGGGACGTATTGATGCGTCCTTTGAAATCAAGCATCTACACCCTTAATTCAAAGAGGGCGAGTAGTTACCAAAAAATCAAAGTTGATGAACGGTTTTCGGTTTACTCAATGTAAAATTGCCGCATCATACCGAGTCCTTCATGTTCGAGATTATGGCAGTGGTATAGAAACAAGCCCTTAAAGTCCTGAAAAGGTTTGATGATTTCAACCTCTTCGCCGGGCATCACAAGCACGGTATCTTTCCAACCCGTATCGATAAAGCCGTCTTTGACCGTTTCATAACCGTCAGAACCCATGGGCCCGATTTTGCGCGAGAGAACCTGATATTGCTGACCATGCAGGTGGATAGGGTGAGCCATTGACAACATCATGCCGCCTTCTCCCATTCCGCCCATCATGCCCATGCCTCCTCCTTCGTGGTCCATGCCTTTCATGCCGCCACCCATTGACATGCCGCCGTGTTCGCCGCCGGCCTTGTTCGCGGGACTCTTGCTACCCTGACCATGGTCCATTCCGTCCATCATGCCCATGCCTCCTCCTTTGTGATCCATGTCTTTCATGTCGTCGCCCATCGACATGCTGCCATGTTCGCCGGTATTTTTAGCGGCAACTTTAGATTCAGTGCCATGCTGCATGCCCTTCATCTCATTTTTGCCGCCATGCTCGGATTGTTTGCCGGTTTTGCTTGCAGAACCATGCTGTCCTCCTGCAGGCCCGTGGTCATGGAATATTTTTATTTTCT comes from Methylicorpusculum oleiharenae and encodes:
- the mpl gene encoding UDP-N-acetylmuramate:L-alanyl-gamma-D-glutamyl-meso-diaminopimelate ligase; this encodes MHIHILGICGTFMGGLALIARALGHQVSGSDQNVYPPMSTQLEEQGILLMEGYSADNIKNKPDLIIIGNALSRGNPEVEAVLNAGLRYVSGPQWLAEHVLQDKWVLGVAGTHGKTTTTSMLSWILECQGFNPGFLIGGIPLNFGISARLGESSFFVIEADEYDSAFFDKRSKFVHYRPRTAILNNLEFDHADIFPDLDAIKKQFHHLVRTVPSEGLIIAPGSDANLGDVISRGCWTPVQLTSVDGEAQWNAGLLKEDGSQFLLYLAGKEQGLVDWSLTGDHNVYNALSAVAAAHHVGIHPADAISALSSFKNVKRRMEVLATINGVTLYDDFAHHPTAIKTTLDGLRKQVGNERIIAIVEPRSNTMRLGIHTRTLAESLSQADLAIIYQPENLNWDLTALTHYANNILICPTLDEIIAKLKFESRYGGHFVLMSNGGFGGIYQKLLNALPDS
- a CDS encoding symmetrical bis(5'-nucleosyl)-tetraphosphatase; the encoded protein is MSIYAIGDIQGCYDDLMRLLEAIKFNENDDQLWFAGDLVNRGPKSLETLRFVKSLGASAITVLGNHDLHLLAMAHSVRTERKKDSLSQILESPDRDELLDWLRHRPLFHFNEQFCLVHAGLPPQWDFDTACDMARLVESALQHDDYPELLQQMYGNKPNCWSSQLKGNDRLRFVINCMTRMRYCDDNGRLDFDHNGPPGTQPKSLKPWFAMPNRKSAGLTIIFGHWSSLGYSLQNNCYCIDSGCLWGGELTALHLGDPVYRVSVHCQGSLKPNAKMA
- a CDS encoding AlbA family DNA-binding domain-containing protein; amino-acid sequence: MKPIFSLSISTKHYRTGLFYLFAALIGSAAGFFILFPINEFVYYHEHEKFDENAVNVTRFVLGQMIDALAGHSPQKTAFYAVVGMVFGLSTAKTYAVMHKRWIQIQQLSEELGKDLLALISQGEGPLLEFKSSFRWDMEQERVNRALEGVVLKTLAGFMNANGGTLLIGVADDGSLLNLNKDYQTLKKPGRDAYEQLIMSAIASQMGADTCQFIRIVFHTLDFKDICRVIVLPASRPVFIKQGNDPKLYLRTGGGTRELNVQEAMEYMKQRWHK
- a CDS encoding ankyrin repeat domain-containing protein, with product MKMKSVTVVLLLTFSFSALSEDAKDLFSAAVQGKTARVEALLAQGIDVNSPASAGRTALMGASFNGNVSIIKTLLSYGANVNMADNLGNTALMDALIFGREEVVSLLLKAGADVNAADKLNISTLAKAKKAGHTNIIKLLEEAGAKEAAVLPDSETPAEGATPAEGQPPVEGAPPQEGQPTPAASPPPTTDPTQKPGQEKTGVKAPEPKK
- the apaG gene encoding Co2+/Mg2+ efflux protein ApaG, producing MSEKNKIQVLAFPQFIESQSHPESNRYVFAYTITITNQGAIPAKLLTRHWLITDANGKVQEVRGEGVIGEQPYLKPGESFRYTSGAMIETPVGIMQGQYTMRSDEGESFNAIIPKFTLSVPRTLH